In one Oscillospiraceae bacterium genomic region, the following are encoded:
- the nanE_2 gene encoding putative N-acetylmannosamine-6-phosphate 2-epimerase produces MNSRNQTILQQLRCGLVVSCQALPEEPLHSSYIMSRMAYAAYLGGAVGIRANTVEDITEIRKTVSLPIIGIIKRVYEEHPELYITPTMKEVDELTACGVEVIAMDATCRPRPGGETIETLFPKVRAKYPDQLFMADCSNVAEGMKAAELGFDLIGTTMAGYTPYTAGCALPPYGMIKTLVHECGKPVVAEGNISTPEQFRHAMDIGVLTVVVGSAITRPLEITKRFVSALK; encoded by the coding sequence ATGAACAGCCGAAACCAAACAATTCTTCAACAGCTCCGCTGCGGCCTGGTGGTATCCTGCCAGGCGCTACCCGAGGAGCCCCTGCACAGCTCCTACATCATGTCCCGGATGGCATATGCCGCCTATCTGGGCGGCGCGGTAGGCATCCGGGCCAACACGGTGGAGGACATCACCGAGATCCGCAAGACGGTTTCCCTGCCCATTATCGGCATCATCAAGCGGGTGTACGAGGAACACCCCGAGCTCTACATCACCCCCACTATGAAAGAGGTGGATGAACTCACTGCCTGCGGCGTGGAAGTCATCGCCATGGACGCCACCTGCCGCCCCCGCCCCGGTGGGGAGACCATCGAGACCCTGTTCCCCAAGGTGCGCGCCAAGTACCCCGATCAGCTCTTTATGGCCGACTGCTCCAACGTAGCCGAGGGTATGAAGGCGGCGGAGTTGGGCTTCGACCTCATCGGCACCACCATGGCCGGGTATACCCCCTACACGGCGGGCTGCGCCCTGCCGCCCTACGGCATGATCAAGACCCTGGTCCATGAGTGCGGGAAGCCCGTGGTGGCGGAGGGGAACATCTCCACGCCGGAGCAGTTCCGCCACGCCATGGACATCGGCGTGCTCACCGTGGTGGTGGGGAGCGCCATCACCAGGCCCCTGGAGATCACCAAGCGCTTTGTGTCCGCACTGAAATGA
- a CDS encoding beta-D-galactosidase encodes MIFDRLCNLDRYRGLSPDIDRGMDFLQSADLTALPLGRVEIAGDEVYGNHFTYTTTPLTQGAQFEAHQRYLDLHVILTGIEKVALAPVETLEPTEIRAGEDAIIYRGASKDVLTLEQGAFLLVFPSEGHLPKLAAGTAADVDKLVLKIAY; translated from the coding sequence ATGATATTTGATCGACTGTGTAACCTGGACCGGTACCGCGGGCTTTCTCCCGACATAGATAGAGGGATGGATTTTCTCCAGTCGGCGGACCTGACGGCGCTGCCTCTCGGCCGGGTGGAGATTGCGGGGGATGAGGTCTACGGCAACCACTTTACCTACACAACCACCCCGCTCACCCAAGGGGCCCAATTCGAGGCCCATCAGCGATACCTGGATCTTCATGTTATCCTCACGGGAATTGAGAAGGTGGCGCTTGCGCCCGTTGAAACACTGGAGCCGACTGAGATCCGGGCGGGCGAAGATGCAATCATATACCGGGGGGCGTCTAAAGACGTCCTTACCCTGGAGCAGGGGGCCTTTCTACTTGTTTTCCCCAGTGAAGGACATCTGCCGAAGCTCGCCGCCGGCACCGCGGCGGACGTGGATAAGCTGGTTTTAAAAATAGCCTATTAG
- a CDS encoding N-acetylneuraminate lyase codes for MDIGRYQGVIPAFYACYDDAGNISPERTRGLARHLLDKGVKGLYVGGSSGECIYQSVAERKLVLENVMTEVGGRLTVIAHVACNNTADSQELARHAEDLGVDAIAAIPPIYFHLPPYGIAAYWNDISAAAPNTDFIIYNIPQLAGVALTPSLLTEMQKNPRVIGVKNSSMPTQDIQMWKDQGGADFVVMNGPDEQFISGLAMGATGGIGGTYAVMPELFLKARELFYAGKPAEAFAVQNEICRIIYKMCEAHGNLYAVMKAILYKHGNCPVLLT; via the coding sequence ATGGATATTGGTAGGTACCAAGGGGTTATCCCCGCATTTTACGCCTGCTATGACGATGCGGGCAACATCTCCCCCGAGCGCACCCGGGGCCTGGCCCGGCACCTGCTGGACAAGGGCGTGAAGGGTCTCTATGTGGGCGGCTCCTCCGGTGAATGCATCTACCAGAGCGTGGCCGAGCGGAAGCTGGTGCTGGAGAACGTCATGACCGAGGTGGGCGGTAGGCTGACCGTCATCGCCCACGTGGCCTGCAACAATACCGCCGATTCCCAGGAGCTGGCCCGCCACGCTGAGGACCTGGGCGTGGACGCCATCGCGGCCATCCCGCCCATCTACTTCCACCTGCCCCCCTACGGTATCGCGGCGTACTGGAACGACATCTCCGCCGCCGCCCCCAACACCGACTTCATCATCTACAACATCCCCCAGCTGGCGGGCGTGGCCCTCACCCCCTCCCTGCTGACCGAGATGCAAAAGAACCCCCGGGTCATCGGGGTGAAGAACTCCTCCATGCCCACCCAGGACATCCAGATGTGGAAGGATCAGGGCGGCGCGGACTTCGTGGTGATGAACGGTCCCGACGAGCAGTTTATCTCCGGTCTGGCTATGGGCGCCACCGGCGGCATCGGCGGCACTTACGCCGTCATGCCCGAGCTCTTCCTCAAGGCCCGGGAGCTCTTCTACGCCGGGAAGCCCGCCGAGGCGTTTGCCGTCCAGAACGAGATCTGCCGGATCATCTACAAGATGTGCGAGGCCCATGGCAACCTGTACGCCGTGATGAAGGCCATCCTGTACAAGCACGGCAATTGCCCGGTACTGCTAACTTAG
- a CDS encoding resolvase, with amino-acid sequence MSEYGYIRVSTKEQNEARQRAALAEYGVGAERLYMDKQSGKDFDRPQYRRLLRKLRPGDVLVVKSIDRLGRDYGEILTQWRAITKEKGADVVVLDMPLLDTRRDRDLTGVLIADIVLQLLSYVAQTERESILQRQAEGIAAAHARGVHMGRPRKEFPKDLQSGAGEIARKYGVSLSTAYRRKQEWTQNTNYG; translated from the coding sequence ATGAGCGAATATGGGTACATTCGGGTTTCCACAAAGGAGCAAAACGAGGCACGGCAACGGGCGGCGCTGGCGGAATACGGTGTTGGGGCGGAACGACTATATATGGACAAGCAGAGCGGAAAAGACTTCGACCGTCCCCAGTACCGGCGGCTGCTGCGAAAGCTCAGGCCGGGGGACGTGCTGGTGGTGAAGTCCATCGACCGGCTGGGGCGGGACTACGGGGAGATTTTGACCCAGTGGCGGGCCATCACCAAGGAGAAGGGGGCCGACGTGGTGGTTCTGGACATGCCATTATTGGACACGCGGCGGGACCGAGACCTGACCGGCGTTCTGATTGCGGATATTGTTTTACAGCTTCTGTCCTATGTGGCGCAGACGGAACGGGAAAGTATCTTGCAGCGACAGGCGGAGGGAATCGCGGCGGCCCATGCGCGGGGTGTTCATATGGGCCGCCCCCGGAAGGAATTTCCGAAAGACTTGCAGAGCGGCGCGGGAGAGATTGCAAGGAAATACGGCGTTTCTTTGAGTACCGCCTATCGCCGCAAGCAGGAATGGACACAAAACACGAATTATGGCTAA
- the tndX_3 gene encoding recombinase, with the protein MLHTADTALYGRLSKEDRTRGMNLNKGNSDSIESQMLMLHQYAAAHGLQVYDEYTDDGYTGTNFQRPDFMRMMEDIRAGKVKTVIVKDLSRLGRDYIESGRYQEVIFPELGTRLIAIGDGYDSDNEDGNDIAPFKNLFNDFYPRDISKKTRNALNARARNGEYLGPGLYGYCKDPNDRHKLVPDPDTAPVVRRIFSMVCGGYGFCKVARELSNEGIPTPGAVKGHGPRTGYHRPTDWHFPTVRAIVMNPMYLGHTIHGVQKKLNYKSSKMIQMPEENWIVVEGTHEPLISRETWDLAHKVISTRSKPTGKGTPHIFSGLLKCGTCGATMAKDSGNGFSCQRYKVYGKEQCTNHRITMEQLNTVVLASIRDVSEEVRADRDGFIERLTGKGLEGQRAACETARRERHKLEKRLSEIGPLVKKAFEKNAADLLPDDVYTALIEDYAAEKEDVIARLADLDAKIVEMEQETEGPEKFVALVEQYTDIQALDRDILHALIEKIVIHQGYKDQGVKHQEVDIYFRFIGRIDDLSI; encoded by the coding sequence TTGCTACATACGGCAGACACCGCCCTTTATGGTCGCCTCTCCAAAGAGGACAGGACCAGGGGCATGAATTTAAATAAAGGCAATAGCGACAGTATCGAATCCCAAATGCTCATGCTCCACCAATACGCCGCCGCCCACGGCCTGCAAGTCTACGATGAATACACTGACGACGGCTATACCGGGACCAACTTCCAGCGCCCGGACTTTATGCGGATGATGGAGGATATACGGGCAGGGAAAGTCAAAACGGTCATCGTGAAGGACCTCTCCCGGCTGGGTCGGGACTACATCGAGAGCGGGCGCTATCAAGAGGTCATCTTCCCGGAGTTGGGCACCCGTCTAATAGCCATAGGCGACGGGTACGACAGTGACAACGAGGACGGCAACGACATAGCCCCCTTCAAAAACCTGTTCAATGACTTTTACCCCCGTGACATCTCTAAGAAAACCCGGAACGCCCTCAACGCCCGTGCCCGAAACGGGGAATATCTCGGCCCCGGCCTCTATGGTTATTGCAAAGACCCCAATGACCGGCACAAGCTGGTCCCGGACCCCGACACGGCCCCGGTAGTCCGGCGTATCTTCTCCATGGTGTGCGGCGGCTATGGCTTTTGTAAGGTCGCCCGTGAGCTTTCCAACGAGGGTATACCCACGCCTGGGGCGGTCAAAGGACACGGCCCCAGGACCGGTTATCACCGGCCCACCGATTGGCACTTCCCCACTGTCCGGGCTATCGTGATGAATCCCATGTACCTGGGCCACACCATCCACGGCGTCCAGAAAAAGCTCAACTACAAGAGCAGTAAAATGATTCAAATGCCGGAGGAAAACTGGATTGTAGTGGAGGGGACCCACGAACCGCTTATCAGCCGGGAAACCTGGGACCTGGCCCACAAGGTCATTTCCACCAGAAGCAAGCCCACGGGCAAGGGAACTCCCCACATTTTTTCCGGCCTTTTGAAGTGCGGCACCTGCGGGGCGACCATGGCGAAGGATTCCGGGAACGGCTTTAGCTGCCAGAGGTACAAGGTGTACGGCAAGGAGCAATGTACCAACCACCGCATTACCATGGAGCAGTTGAACACGGTTGTCCTCGCCAGCATTCGGGATGTGTCCGAAGAGGTCCGGGCAGACCGGGACGGTTTCATTGAGCGGTTGACCGGCAAGGGGTTGGAGGGACAACGGGCGGCCTGTGAGACGGCCAGACGAGAGCGGCACAAGCTGGAAAAGCGGCTATCCGAAATCGGCCCATTGGTGAAAAAGGCTTTTGAGAAGAACGCTGCCGACCTTCTTCCCGACGATGTTTACACGGCCCTCATAGAGGACTACGCCGCCGAGAAAGAGGACGTCATCGCCCGCCTCGCGGACTTGGACGCCAAAATCGTGGAAATGGAGCAGGAGACGGAAGGGCCGGAAAAATTCGTGGCCCTGGTGGAGCAGTACACCGACATACAGGCGCTTGACCGCGACATCCTCCACGCCCTCATTGAGAAGATAGTTATTCACCAGGGCTACAAGGACCAGGGCGTCAAGCACCAGGAAGTTGATATTTACTTCCGCTTTATTGGCCGCATTGATGATTTGTCTATTTGA
- a CDS encoding transcriptional regulator has translation MKNRLEEIRKARGIKQEELAGVLEVSRQTIGSLENGRYNPSILLAFKIARYFGMQIEEIFLYEEEGPN, from the coding sequence TTGAAAAACCGTCTGGAAGAGATCCGCAAAGCCCGGGGAATCAAGCAGGAGGAGCTGGCCGGCGTCCTGGAGGTCTCCCGGCAGACCATCGGCTCCCTGGAAAACGGCCGGTACAACCCCTCCATTCTTCTGGCCTTTAAAATCGCCCGTTATTTCGGGATGCAGATCGAGGAAATCTTTCTCTATGAGGAGGAGGGCCCCAACTAG
- a CDS encoding pyridine nucleotide-disulfide oxidoreductase, protein MKQYDAIVIGFGKGGKTLSGALAGAGKRVALIEKSDKMYGGTCINVGCIPSKSLVHSADYSAAQGGSFEEKAGRYAAAIAEKNRLTAMLRKKNFDKLDQNANVTVINGTAAFTGPRTVSVNGEELEGGKIFINTGARPFLPPIPGLKESKRVYLSETLLDLEVLPRRLVILGGGYIGMEFASMYANFGSQVTVVQDGAVFLPREDPEIAAAVLKSLENRGIRVLFSTKTTQIVDKADAVLLRADGPEGPVELEAEAILAAAGRRPNVEGLGLDKAGVALTKRGAVQAGEDLRTTNPDVYAMGDVVGGLQFTYISLDDFRVVKSQLLGDGSRTTANRGAVPYSVFLDPPFSRVGLSEQEARDQGYEVKIARLPAAAIPKAQVLQKTDGLLKAVIDAKTGKILGAHLFCAESHEVINLLKLAVDAGVPYTALRDGIYTHPTMAEALNDLFAAVE, encoded by the coding sequence ATGAAACAGTACGACGCGATCGTGATCGGCTTCGGCAAGGGCGGCAAGACCCTGTCCGGCGCGCTGGCAGGCGCGGGCAAGCGGGTGGCGCTCATCGAGAAATCGGACAAAATGTACGGCGGCACCTGCATCAACGTGGGCTGCATCCCCTCCAAATCCCTGGTGCACAGCGCGGACTACTCCGCCGCCCAGGGGGGCTCCTTTGAGGAGAAGGCCGGGCGCTACGCCGCGGCCATCGCGGAAAAGAACCGCCTGACCGCCATGCTGCGCAAAAAGAACTTCGACAAGCTGGACCAGAACGCCAACGTGACGGTCATCAACGGCACCGCCGCCTTTACCGGTCCCCGCACCGTCAGCGTGAACGGCGAGGAGCTGGAGGGCGGTAAGATCTTCATCAACACCGGCGCGCGGCCCTTCCTGCCCCCCATCCCCGGCCTGAAGGAGAGCAAGCGGGTCTATCTCAGCGAGACTCTGCTGGATCTGGAGGTCCTGCCCCGGCGGTTGGTCATCCTGGGCGGGGGCTACATCGGCATGGAGTTCGCCTCCATGTACGCCAACTTCGGCAGCCAGGTCACGGTGGTCCAGGACGGGGCGGTGTTCCTGCCCCGGGAGGATCCTGAGATCGCCGCCGCCGTGCTGAAGAGCCTGGAGAACCGGGGCATCCGCGTCCTGTTTTCCACAAAGACCACGCAGATTGTGGATAAAGCGGACGCCGTCCTCCTCCGCGCCGACGGCCCCGAGGGCCCGGTGGAGCTGGAGGCCGAGGCCATCCTGGCCGCGGCGGGCCGCCGCCCCAACGTGGAGGGCCTGGGCCTGGACAAGGCGGGGGTGGCCCTCACCAAGCGGGGCGCGGTGCAGGCCGGCGAGGATCTGCGCACCACCAACCCGGACGTGTACGCCATGGGCGACGTGGTGGGCGGATTGCAGTTCACCTACATCTCCCTGGACGACTTCCGGGTGGTGAAATCCCAGCTGCTGGGGGACGGCTCCCGCACCACCGCCAACCGGGGCGCGGTGCCCTACAGCGTGTTCCTGGATCCCCCCTTCTCCCGGGTGGGCCTGTCCGAGCAGGAGGCCCGCGACCAGGGCTACGAGGTCAAGATCGCGAGGCTGCCCGCCGCCGCCATCCCCAAGGCCCAGGTGCTTCAAAAGACCGACGGCCTGCTCAAGGCGGTCATCGACGCCAAGACCGGTAAAATTCTGGGGGCCCACCTGTTCTGCGCCGAGTCCCACGAGGTCATCAACCTCCTGAAGCTGGCCGTGGACGCGGGCGTCCCCTACACCGCGCTGCGCGACGGCATCTACACCCACCCCACCATGGCGGAGGCCCTCAACGACCTCTTTGCCGCGGTTGAATAA